From the genome of Adhaeribacter pallidiroseus:
GCAGTTGTTTTAATGATGAAAGATAGCGTACCCCCTAAGGGTGAATTAGTTTTATTATGTAATAATGGCTATTTCGTAGAAAAAATTTTATACAGCAACATCCAGTTTGAACAACGCGAAATTTTGTTTAAATCACTTATTTCATTAGCTGAAGTGCAATCTTTTGATGCTGTATTACAGTTGGTAAGCGAAATCAGAGCTAAAGGCAGCAGTGTAGATTGGCCCATTCAAATTATTCTGGGCGACCACGCCTATAACTTTACTTTCTCGGGTACCTGCATGAACGAGCACGTGGTGCTAACGGCTCAAGTAGAAGGTACTAATTTAAAATTAATTTCCTCTGCCACCCAAAGCAATAAATTTAAAGGTAATTACATGTATGCTCCCGGTAAATTAGCTTCCGATGATTTGTTTTTTATGGAAGAAATTAACCGCTTAAAGGTTAATTAGGTAAAATAAAAGCATTCAGATAATTGATAATACAATTTTTTGTAAAACAAATGAAAAAGCCGGCTTCTAGTAAGCCGGCTTTTTTATTTGTTTTAACGCCTGTTCCGGTAGTAAGCTTGGTTGTGGAAAAAAATTGGCCGGTATAAGAGCTGTGTTAGCATAAGTAAGGTAAAGGGGATATTTTTAAAAATTTTTAATACTAAATTACTGCTGTTGCAAATAGCGTTTATTCCGGATGTTGGTTGGAGCCTTTTTAAGCCTCCATGAGTTGGTGCTATCTCAATTGACATAGTAACCAGCTTGCCTCGTGGCCGGCGGGCCCCGTTTAGCTCTTCCGGTGTAACATTAAGCTTCCTTTCCTTGCTCCGCTGCGGAATGTGGCTTAATGCCACACCGGAACCTTAGAAGGCCCTCCACAGCCAAACTGATGTTGTTTATACTTAGCCACTGTTCTTAACTCGTCAAAGTAATAAGAACAAGTTGTTAGTAACATTCCGGAACCTGGCGCAAGTGTTCAGCGCAGCGTCACCTGGGCCTTTCAGACAAGAGTCGGTTTCCTAACTGACGGGTTCCTAGCATTGTTATTTCAAATGACTAATCTGATTACATCTCTTTTCAACCGGGTCTTTTCTGCTCAAGGCAGCAAGTTAGATACCACCTGAGCCTGGTGGCTTGAAAAGGCTCCAACCAACCAACAGAATAAATGCTATCTAAAGCCGTAATTATTTACTTACTACCAATCATCTTCATCATCTAAACCCATAAGCTGGTTATACGCTTGCTGCAACTCCGAGAAAGCGTGCCGGTTGCCTTGTTGTTGGCTGATGAGCAGGCCTTTTTGGTAAATTTGCCCGGCTTGGGCTTTTTCCCCAAACACTTCGTATAACTTACCGGTATGGTAATAAGTGGCCACGTAGTCTGGGTGGTCATTTAAAAGGATTTGGTAATATTCCAGGGCTTTTTTCGGATCTATTTTTAAATACTCGGTAGCTATGGCATAGATGGTAAATGCGTCGGTGGGATCTTCGCGGTAAAACTCGAAAAGTTGGTCTAATCTGGTACGGTTACTTTCCATTCTGGCTTATTTTTATAACTTTGCGCAAATTTAATTTTTCTACGTAAACAAATCGCCGATGAAGATTTTAGTTTGTATAAGTAACGTTCCCGATACCACTACTAAAATTTCTTTCTCATCTGATAATAAAGAACTTAACACTGCCGGCGTACAATTCGTAATAAATCCTTACGATGAATATGCCCTTACCCGGGCCATTGAACTGAAAGAAAGTTTAGGTGGTTCGGTTACGGTATTAAACGTAGGTTTAGCCGATACGGAAGCCAATATCCGGAAAGCTTTGGCCATTGGCGCTGATGATGCCATCCGGGTAAACGTAAAGCCAACGGATTCTTTTTTGGTGGCGCAGCAAATTGCGGCAATTGCCAAGCAAGAGGCGTATGATTTAGTTTTGATGGGGAAGGAGTCGGTAGATTATAATGGTTTTCAGGTGCACGGCATGGTAGCCGAATTGCTGGGCTGGCCCGCCATTGTACCGGCCATTAAGCTGGACGTGGCCGGTACTACCGCTACGTTAGAACGCGAGATAGAAGGCGGAAAAGAAATAGTGCAAGTAGCTTTACCCGTGGTAGTGAGTTGCCAGCAACCCATGAGCGAGCCCCGGATTCCGAACATGCGCGGCATTATGACGGCCCGGACCAAGCCTTTAAAGGTGGTGGAACCCGTAAGCAGCGAAGCTAAAACTAAAACGGAAGCTTATGCGTTGCCGGAAAAGAAATCAGGCGTAAAGTTAATTGATCCGGCCAATGCCGGCGAATTAATCTCGTTGTTAAGAAACGAAGCAAAAGTAATTTAGATATGTCGGTTTTAGTATTTATAGAATGTGCGGATGGTAAGGTAAAAAAATCTTCGCTGGAAGCGGCCTTTTACGGAAATCAAGTTGCTACCCAATTGGGTACTTCGGCAGTGGGCGTGGCAATAGGAGAGGTGGCCGCCGACGAATTAAAAAATTTAGGGCAATACGGCATTACCAAAGTTTTACACGACACCGAAGCCCGCCTGAAAGATTACGTGAGCCAAGCCTACGTAAAAGTAGTAGCCGCCGCGGCCGAAAAAGAAAGTGCTTCGGTTATCGTTTTATCGAACACCAATATTGGCACCGGTATAGGAGCCCGTTTGGCGGCCCGCTTGCAAGCCAGTTATGCTACCAACGTAGTGGCCTTGCCCGAAATTTCCGGAGAAACTTTAAAAGTTAAAAAAACGGTTTTCTCCGGTAAAGCTTTCGCGGACGAGGTGCTCACGGCAGCCACCAAAATAATCGCGCTTAAAAAGAATGCGATAGAGGTAGCACCCACCGGCTCTGCCGAGGCCGGGGTAGAACCATTTACCACTCCGCTTACTGATGCCGACTTTAGCGGAACGCCCCAGGAAACCATCCGGGCGACCGGCGATGTATTGCTCACCGAAGCTGATATTGTGGTTTCCGGCGGGCGCGGTTTACGAGGACCGGAAAACTGGCATTTGATTGAAGATTTAGCTAAAGCTTTAGGCGCGGCCACTGCTTGTTCTAAGCCCGTAGCCGATGTGGAATGGCGTCCGCACCACGAGCACGTGGGGCAAACCGGTATTACGATCAGCCCTAATTTATACATTGCCGTGGGCATTTCGGGGGCTATTCAGCACTTAGCTGGGGTAAACTCTTCTAAAGTAATTGTCGTTATCAATAAAGATCCGGAAGCGCCATTCTTTAAGGCCGCTGATTACGGGATTGTAGGAGATGTTTTTGAAGTAGTGCCCAAATTGATAGAAGCAGCAAAAGCTCTGGAAAAATAATCAGCAGAATACATTACACGAGACGATAAACTGTGAAAAAAATTCAGTTAGAAATATTAGGCTTATCATCCAGCCAGTCCCAATCCGGATCCTTTGCTTTAGTCTTAGGAGAAAAAGACGGAAACCGCCGTTTGCCGATAATTATCGGCATGTTCGAGGCGCAGTCCATTGCCATACAAATCGAGAAAATTAACCCGAACCGGCCCTTAACGCACGATTTATTTAAATCTTTTGCGCAACAGGTCCGGATAATTGTAAAAGAAGTGTTAATCTCGGATTTAAAAGAAGGCGTTTTTTATTCAAAAATAATTTGCTCCGATGGCCTTCGGGAGTTTGAACTGGATTCCCGTCCGTCGGATGCTATTGCCATTGGTTTACGGTTTGGGGTAAATATTTATACCGTAGAAAGTGTTTTATCCGAAGCCGGTATTATTTTGAGCGACCTGGAAGAAGAAGAGGAGGAAGAAGACAGCGATGCCCCCACCACCAGCAAAGCCGAGCCGGTGTACGAAAGCAAAGAAAACATTAAAGAAATGAGCGTAGAGGAGCTAAACAAGATATTAATTGAAGCCCTGGATAAAGAAGACTACGAGCGGGCCGCTAAAATCCGGGATGAATTAAATAAAAGAGGTTGAAAATTTTAAAAATAAAGAGAAAGCCTCTCCAACTTCTAAAGTTGGAGAGGCTTTCTCTTTATTTTTAATAAACCGATTGCCGAGCTACCTAAATACTTTGAATATCACCGAGTTCTTCGTCTACTTTTTTAGCGGCCCGCATTAAGGTACTGGCAAAAATAAACTCGTTTAGCTCTTTAATTTTGGTATTCATGATGTCATCCTTGGTGCCTTCCCATACTTTATTG
Proteins encoded in this window:
- a CDS encoding tetratricopeptide repeat protein — its product is MESNRTRLDQLFEFYREDPTDAFTIYAIATEYLKIDPKKALEYYQILLNDHPDYVATYYHTGKLYEVFGEKAQAGQIYQKGLLISQQQGNRHAFSELQQAYNQLMGLDDEDDW
- a CDS encoding electron transfer flavoprotein subunit beta/FixA family protein; amino-acid sequence: MKILVCISNVPDTTTKISFSSDNKELNTAGVQFVINPYDEYALTRAIELKESLGGSVTVLNVGLADTEANIRKALAIGADDAIRVNVKPTDSFLVAQQIAAIAKQEAYDLVLMGKESVDYNGFQVHGMVAELLGWPAIVPAIKLDVAGTTATLEREIEGGKEIVQVALPVVVSCQQPMSEPRIPNMRGIMTARTKPLKVVEPVSSEAKTKTEAYALPEKKSGVKLIDPANAGELISLLRNEAKVI
- a CDS encoding electron transfer flavoprotein subunit alpha/FixB family protein produces the protein MSVLVFIECADGKVKKSSLEAAFYGNQVATQLGTSAVGVAIGEVAADELKNLGQYGITKVLHDTEARLKDYVSQAYVKVVAAAAEKESASVIVLSNTNIGTGIGARLAARLQASYATNVVALPEISGETLKVKKTVFSGKAFADEVLTAATKIIALKKNAIEVAPTGSAEAGVEPFTTPLTDADFSGTPQETIRATGDVLLTEADIVVSGGRGLRGPENWHLIEDLAKALGAATACSKPVADVEWRPHHEHVGQTGITISPNLYIAVGISGAIQHLAGVNSSKVIVVINKDPEAPFFKAADYGIVGDVFEVVPKLIEAAKALEK
- a CDS encoding bifunctional nuclease family protein, whose translation is MKKIQLEILGLSSSQSQSGSFALVLGEKDGNRRLPIIIGMFEAQSIAIQIEKINPNRPLTHDLFKSFAQQVRIIVKEVLISDLKEGVFYSKIICSDGLREFELDSRPSDAIAIGLRFGVNIYTVESVLSEAGIILSDLEEEEEEEDSDAPTTSKAEPVYESKENIKEMSVEELNKILIEALDKEDYERAAKIRDELNKRG